AACCCACCAATATGAAAACCTTTTGTTAAATCAAGATGTTGACGGTAACGAGACATAATTGCATCTCGTTCTGTGCCTACAAACAACTCTTTATCGTTAGCATTGATGTCAATATCTGGCTCATCCAACAGTGCAATAGGCATACTTTGAATAGCCTCTAAGTCAGTAACTAAATCCCTCAATGTACCCTCTGATGAAGAAATTTTTTGGTCTAATGAATTAGTAGCAGTCAAGGGTGATGATGACAAATTGTAAAGTCCAAAATAGTGTGTAGCGTCTGAAATACTTTTTGTGTTAACTCCAATTGTATTGAAGTTCGAATAAAAAGGTGTATTAACGGGCATGGACTCCCAACGAGAAATTGAAAAGTAAGGAGAAGAGTTGCCATCATCAAAATGGAACAAATGTGTGTGTGCAATACTTGATTTTACTTCCAAATCATTTGCACTAGATGTACTACTCGTAGTGAAACTGCTTGCGTGTGTGTGTGCAATATGTTGATCAACATTAACTTTATTATCATTAGAAGGATTTGAATTTATTCTTGATGATATGTTATAATCAGGAGAAAAAGGAATCACTATAGCATAAGGTGTATTATTGCGGTCTACGACTTCTTGTGTGTTTATAGCAATATTTGAAATGTTATTGTTTGAAGTAGAAGTACTCTTTGTTGAAATGTATAATAAAGAACCAATTAACACTAGAACACCAATCACTGTAGAAGTAATAAATGCAGGCTTCCGATAGAAGGGGATGGGTAATGGCAAATCCATGTTTTCCCAAATACTTGAAGAAGGAAATACTTCGAAGTCCTTTAGGTTTTCTCGGAAAATATCGTCTATGTGATATTTAGACATAAGCTTCTTTAACAGTGTTGCTGTTGTATAATTCGTGTACTTTTTTCTGTAAAATGTATCTAGCTCTAGCTAATTGTGATTTTGAAGTACCCTCACTAATTTCAAGCATATCAGCAATTTCTTTGTGTGAGTACCCTTCAATGACATACAAGTTGAAGACCGTTCGATAACCAGGTGACAAACTTTGTACCATTTTCATCAAATCCTTTGCAGCAAGGTTTTCTATCGTGTGATCATCAATCACATCAAAGTGCGAATTGTTGACATCCATGATGGGATACATAGGAACCGATTTACGAAAATGTTCAATGGCCGTGTTCACAAAGATACGCCGAATCCATCCTTCAAATGAGCCTTCAAATCTAAACTTGTGAACATTTTTGAAAATTTTCACAAAGCCCTCTTGTAGAATGTCTTCTGCACTGTGATAATCACTGGCATATCGCAAGCAAATGGAAAACATTTTGGGAGAAAACTTTGCATAAAGCAACTCCTGAAATTTTCGTTTGCGAGCAATACAGCCTTGAATAAGTTTTTTATCTGGGATGTCGTTTTTAAACATCATACGATTTTATA
The Chitinophagales bacterium genome window above contains:
- a CDS encoding outer membrane beta-barrel protein gives rise to the protein MSKYHIDDIFRENLKDFEVFPSSSIWENMDLPLPIPFYRKPAFITSTVIGVLVLIGSLLYISTKSTSTSNNNISNIAINTQEVVDRNNTPYAIVIPFSPDYNISSRINSNPSNDNKVNVDQHIAHTHASSFTTSSTSSANDLEVKSSIAHTHLFHFDDGNSSPYFSISRWESMPVNTPFYSNFNTIGVNTKSISDATHYFGLYNLSSSPLTATNSLDQKISSSEGTLRDLVTDLEAIQSMPIALLDEPDIDINANDKELFVGTERDAIMSRYRQHLDLTKGFHIGGFTSAHNNWILNPALKETVTQNSNLIHQLDFGYSYGVAMGYEFSNKWGLQLEWIVNSEQGQKFSKEAVYRTSSRNSNTDINLTYTYFPVLLKYRNQRMFSLTKQPLVINYITGIQYGMLKSAEININNPVVQEDLLQLSSWGFVLGLDYDFYLNKNYFLTFGARTSLSTSSDSKYKPVFPTANTSNSLLIGLRASFNYQFD
- a CDS encoding RNA polymerase sigma factor; protein product: MMFKNDIPDKKLIQGCIARKRKFQELLYAKFSPKMFSICLRYASDYHSAEDILQEGFVKIFKNVHKFRFEGSFEGWIRRIFVNTAIEHFRKSVPMYPIMDVNNSHFDVIDDHTIENLAAKDLMKMVQSLSPGYRTVFNLYVIEGYSHKEIADMLEISEGTSKSQLARARYILQKKVHELYNSNTVKEAYV